A window of Pseudomonas monteilii contains these coding sequences:
- a CDS encoding metal ABC transporter ATPase has translation MARTLIRSNPHTFKTLPVQVEATAQGLTYQAVGRPQNFAQMQQRRKPVQLPDTERFAVELANLGVSVRLTLNWQHQDYWVLVRQRRQDRGDVVLKLISGYVPAHELSLPLHTAVQEVAEECLFETPEGWLSGRFNETWLPAPYAAALHYRESPTFLLTPASGAARPVHCASQVLQERPRAYVHLPTASLQLVYDMRLEVPREAKSLSLFHVDERLEDGHLVTRLNRKRPDFYLMPLEDGRPRPELYTLRKDQLVRTSTRRVYLAESFAPQDGWVVRDERIRWKDWLRQQGLEPSRDTGGLGTLTRKARGLVSRVRSALRP, from the coding sequence GTGGCACGCACGCTGATCCGCAGCAACCCGCACACCTTCAAGACCCTGCCGGTGCAGGTCGAGGCCACGGCCCAGGGGCTGACCTACCAGGCCGTCGGCCGGCCGCAGAACTTCGCGCAGATGCAGCAGCGACGCAAGCCTGTCCAGCTGCCCGACACGGAACGCTTCGCGGTGGAGCTGGCGAACCTGGGGGTGTCGGTGCGCCTCACCCTCAACTGGCAGCACCAGGACTACTGGGTGCTGGTGCGCCAGCGCCGCCAGGACCGCGGCGACGTGGTGCTCAAGCTGATCTCCGGCTACGTGCCCGCCCACGAGTTGAGCCTGCCCTTGCATACCGCCGTGCAGGAGGTTGCCGAAGAATGCCTGTTCGAGACACCGGAAGGTTGGTTGAGCGGTCGCTTTAACGAGACCTGGCTGCCCGCGCCCTATGCCGCCGCCCTGCACTACCGCGAATCTCCCACGTTCCTGCTGACCCCGGCCTCGGGCGCGGCGCGTCCCGTGCACTGTGCCAGCCAGGTCCTTCAGGAGCGCCCGAGGGCCTACGTGCACCTGCCGACCGCCTCGCTGCAACTGGTGTACGACATGCGCCTGGAAGTGCCGCGTGAAGCCAAGTCGCTCAGCCTGTTCCACGTCGACGAGCGCTTGGAAGACGGGCACCTGGTCACCCGGCTCAATCGCAAGCGTCCGGATTTCTACCTCATGCCCCTGGAGGACGGTCGTCCGCGCCCGGAGCTGTACACGTTGCGCAAGGACCAACTGGTGCGCACCAGCACCCGACGGGTCTACCTGGCCGAAAGCTTCGCGCCGCAAGACGGCTGGGTGGTGCGTGACGAGCGGATTCGCTGGAAGGACTGGCTGCGCCAGCAAGGCCTGGAGCCGTCCCGTGACACGGGCGGCCTGGGCACGCTCACGCGCAAGGCCCGCGGGCTGGTGAGCCGGGTCCGCAGCGCTTTGCGGCCCTGA
- a CDS encoding glycosyltransferase: MKVMLLVMDEQRVILDRLYEIVQQACQDCVIHRLSKQQQMNLGPFLASVDYQRFDRIVIFSRVKRLAPQWAVLRCIPGLVFLEHDAYQNYMPSSKYRHVYSRLYKRLPWSRALVSGAVVARRMQAEGLDAVFVSKGYDDQMLDNLGLTRDIPAGFLGSLKSREYGQRKAMLETLAERTGLLVTRTGSGEEYLQMLNRIQVFVSADIGMGEFMIKNFEAMACGCVLLAWSQGEEDQLLGFEDGHNVVFYRSLDEAIEKLAWLQQHPAQAARIAANGQAFVRQYYGFSRVGQDLAEQIEKPMRPWSRPSVWVRTWVKWRFGMDVAE; the protein is encoded by the coding sequence ATGAAAGTCATGTTACTGGTCATGGATGAGCAGCGTGTCATCCTCGACCGCCTCTACGAGATCGTCCAGCAGGCCTGTCAGGACTGCGTCATTCATCGGCTGAGCAAGCAGCAGCAGATGAACCTCGGCCCGTTCCTCGCGTCGGTGGACTACCAGCGCTTCGACCGCATCGTGATCTTCTCCCGGGTCAAGCGCCTGGCGCCCCAGTGGGCGGTGCTGCGCTGCATTCCGGGGCTGGTGTTCCTGGAACATGACGCCTACCAGAACTACATGCCCTCCAGTAAGTACCGGCACGTCTACTCGCGGCTGTACAAGCGCCTGCCCTGGTCGCGCGCGCTGGTCTCGGGTGCGGTGGTCGCCCGGCGCATGCAGGCCGAGGGCCTGGACGCCGTGTTCGTCTCCAAAGGGTACGACGACCAGATGCTCGACAACCTGGGCCTGACGCGCGACATTCCGGCGGGCTTTCTGGGGAGTCTGAAAAGCCGCGAATACGGCCAGCGCAAGGCCATGCTCGAGACCCTGGCCGAGCGCACCGGCCTGCTGGTGACGCGCACCGGGTCGGGCGAGGAGTACCTGCAGATGCTCAACCGCATCCAGGTCTTCGTCAGCGCCGACATCGGCATGGGCGAGTTCATGATCAAGAACTTCGAGGCCATGGCCTGTGGCTGCGTGCTGCTGGCCTGGAGCCAGGGCGAGGAAGACCAGTTGCTGGGCTTCGAGGATGGTCACAACGTGGTGTTCTACCGCTCGCTGGACGAGGCGATCGAGAAGCTGGCGTGGCTCCAGCAGCATCCGGCGCAGGCGGCCCGCATCGCCGCCAACGGGCAGGCGTTCGTGCGTCAGTACTACGGCTTCAGCCGCGTCGGGCAAGACCTGGCCGAACAGATCGAAAAACCCATGCGCCCCTGGTCGCGGCCTTCGGTGTGGGTCCGGACCTGGGTGAAATGGCGCTTCGGCATGGATGTGGCGGAATGA
- a CDS encoding bifunctional heptose 7-phosphate kinase/heptose 1-phosphate adenyltransferase (catalyzes the phosphorylation of D-glycero-D-manno-heptose 7-phosphate to form D,D-heptose-1,7-bisphosphate and catalyzes transfer of ADP to D-glycero-D-manno-heptose 1-phosphate forming ADP-D,D-heptose) — MKLTMPRFESAPVLVVGDVMLDRYWHGGTSRISPEAPVPVVKVDQIEDRPGGAANVALNIAALGAPALLVGVTGEDEAAESLANSLEAAGVQAALQRIEHQPTIVKLRVMSRHQQLLRIDFEEAFDTDTQALQQSVEALLDQVKVLVISDYGKGALKNHQALIQAAVARGIPVLADPKGKDFSIYRGASLITPNLAEFEAIVGHCVDEADLVAKGAALMSELELGALLVTRGEHGMTLLRPDHAALHLPARAREVFDVTGAGDTVISTLAAAIAAEEDLPCAVGLANLAAGIVVGKLGTAAISAPELRRAIQREEGSERGVLSLEQLLLAIDDARAHNERIVFTNGCFDILHAGHVTYLEQARALGDRLIVAVNDDASVSRLKGPGRPINSVDRRMAVLAGLGAVDWVISFSESTPESLLTEVRPDVLVKGGDYGVEQVVGADIVRAYGGTVKVLGLVENSSTTSIVEKIRSR; from the coding sequence ATGAAGTTAACCATGCCGCGTTTCGAATCGGCTCCCGTACTCGTGGTCGGCGATGTGATGCTCGACCGTTACTGGCATGGCGGTACTTCACGCATTTCTCCAGAAGCCCCGGTACCCGTGGTCAAGGTCGACCAGATCGAGGACCGCCCGGGCGGTGCGGCCAACGTCGCCCTGAACATCGCGGCGCTCGGTGCACCGGCCCTGCTGGTCGGCGTCACCGGCGAGGACGAGGCCGCCGAGAGCCTGGCCAACAGCCTGGAAGCCGCAGGCGTGCAGGCCGCGCTGCAGCGCATCGAGCACCAGCCGACCATCGTCAAGCTGCGGGTCATGAGCCGTCACCAGCAACTGCTGCGCATCGACTTCGAAGAAGCCTTCGACACTGACACCCAGGCCCTGCAGCAGAGCGTCGAAGCACTGCTCGACCAGGTCAAGGTGCTGGTGATCTCCGACTACGGCAAAGGCGCCCTGAAGAACCACCAGGCGCTGATCCAGGCGGCGGTGGCGCGCGGCATTCCGGTGCTGGCCGACCCCAAGGGCAAGGACTTCTCGATCTACCGGGGCGCCAGCCTGATCACCCCCAACCTGGCCGAGTTCGAGGCCATCGTCGGCCATTGCGTGGACGAGGCCGACCTGGTGGCCAAGGGCGCCGCGCTGATGAGCGAGCTTGAGCTGGGCGCGCTGCTGGTCACCCGTGGCGAGCACGGCATGACCCTGCTGCGCCCCGACCATGCGGCCCTGCACCTGCCGGCCCGCGCACGCGAGGTCTTCGACGTGACCGGCGCAGGCGACACCGTGATCTCCACCCTGGCCGCCGCCATCGCCGCCGAGGAAGACCTGCCCTGCGCCGTCGGCCTGGCCAACCTGGCGGCCGGCATCGTGGTCGGCAAGCTCGGTACCGCCGCCATCAGCGCCCCGGAACTGCGCCGCGCCATCCAGCGCGAGGAAGGCTCGGAGCGTGGCGTGCTGAGCCTGGAGCAGTTGCTGCTGGCCATCGACGACGCGCGGGCCCACAACGAGCGCATCGTCTTCACCAATGGTTGCTTCGACATCCTGCACGCCGGGCATGTGACCTACCTCGAGCAGGCACGCGCCCTGGGCGATCGTCTGATCGTGGCGGTCAACGACGACGCCTCGGTCAGCCGTCTCAAGGGCCCTGGCCGGCCGATCAACAGCGTCGACCGACGCATGGCGGTGCTGGCCGGGCTGGGCGCGGTCGACTGGGTGATCAGCTTCTCCGAATCGACCCCTGAAAGCCTGCTGACCGAGGTGCGCCCGGACGTGCTGGTCAAGGGCGGCGACTACGGCGTCGAGCAAGTGGTCGGTGCCGATATCGTGCGCGCCTACGGCGGTACGGTGAAGGTGCTGGGCCTGGTGGAGAACAGCTCGACCACCTCCATCGTGGAAAAGATCCGCAGCCGGTGA
- a CDS encoding GlcNAc-PI de-N-acetylase, whose translation MSNRKQALLKAHRRAKRLTLLVVAVLLVVAGAVLGLWTVPVLAVLVWIAHEAWFADHLFYRPSDDYHYALDAPGSARQPVRTTPQVRLEQPLAEGETLVLEVTLKAGWLGRLIDPSVRVGDDRQTFERGVAGRRYLNLSGQRAALEAGTLTVRPRFCRVSAEGVLHVQRNPDYAQRRVMVLAPHADDAELAAFGLYSRARDACIVTLTQGEIEADAYRALGLDAAGAARLKGRLRTWDSLAIPLWGGVPVERCVQLGYYCLRLSAMAEAPGSPFGSLESGESDIRSARQANALALPGDADGLPTWDNLVADLKALLQHFQPEVVVMPHPELDPHADHQATTRALQQAIDEGDWAPDVALLYANHLHDNDRWPMGEAGTGVALPPVIETPVSDAPWSPVLDAQTQLDKAMALRMQHDLQGRPPLKKRLRRAIQWLLAGRRWPVTGEDEFFRKAVRRHELLWVRRLDK comes from the coding sequence GTGAGTAACCGAAAGCAGGCCTTGCTCAAGGCGCACCGCCGGGCCAAGCGACTGACGCTGCTGGTTGTCGCCGTGCTGCTGGTCGTGGCCGGCGCCGTGCTGGGTCTGTGGACGGTCCCCGTGCTCGCGGTGCTGGTGTGGATCGCCCACGAAGCCTGGTTCGCCGACCACTTGTTCTATCGGCCGAGCGATGACTACCACTATGCCCTGGACGCGCCGGGCAGCGCGCGTCAGCCGGTGCGCACGACGCCCCAGGTGAGGCTCGAACAGCCCTTGGCCGAGGGCGAGACGCTGGTGCTGGAAGTCACGCTCAAGGCCGGTTGGCTGGGCCGCCTGATCGATCCCAGCGTGCGGGTCGGCGATGACCGCCAGACCTTCGAACGCGGCGTGGCGGGCCGACGCTACCTGAACCTGTCCGGTCAGCGCGCGGCGCTCGAAGCCGGAACGCTCACCGTGCGCCCGCGCTTCTGCCGCGTCTCGGCCGAGGGCGTGCTGCACGTGCAGCGCAACCCCGACTACGCGCAGCGCCGGGTGATGGTGCTCGCGCCCCATGCCGACGATGCCGAACTGGCTGCCTTCGGGCTGTACAGCCGAGCGCGCGACGCCTGCATCGTGACCCTCACGCAAGGGGAAATCGAGGCCGACGCGTACCGTGCGCTGGGCCTGGACGCGGCAGGCGCCGCGCGGCTCAAGGGCCGCCTGCGCACCTGGGACAGCCTGGCGATCCCGCTCTGGGGCGGGGTGCCGGTCGAGCGCTGCGTCCAGCTGGGCTATTACTGCCTGCGCCTGTCGGCCATGGCCGAGGCGCCGGGCAGCCCGTTCGGTTCGCTCGAGTCCGGCGAGTCCGACATCCGCTCGGCACGCCAGGCCAACGCCCTGGCGCTGCCAGGCGACGCCGACGGCCTGCCCACCTGGGACAACCTGGTCGCCGACCTGAAAGCCCTGCTGCAGCACTTCCAGCCCGAGGTGGTGGTGATGCCGCACCCCGAGCTCGATCCGCACGCCGACCACCAGGCCACCACCCGTGCGCTCCAGCAGGCGATCGACGAAGGCGACTGGGCCCCTGACGTCGCCTTGCTCTACGCCAATCACCTGCACGACAACGACCGCTGGCCCATGGGCGAGGCCGGTACCGGGGTGGCGCTGCCACCGGTGATCGAGACGCCGGTGAGCGATGCGCCCTGGAGCCCGGTGCTGGATGCCCAGACCCAGCTCGACAAGGCCATGGCCCTGCGCATGCAGCACGACCTGCAAGGGCGCCCACCGCTGAAGAAGCGCCTGCGCCGTGCGATCCAGTGGCTGCTGGCCGGTCGCCGCTGGCCGGTGACCGGCGAGGACGAGTTCTTCCGCAAGGCGGTGCGCCGTCACGAACTGCTCTGGGTGCGTCGCCTGGACAAGTGA
- a CDS encoding acetyltransferase codes for MLSRVRAWRERGWSSIDADTYAQAWDRWGGSVATHPQVVERLADLAGIPVRYLGWDIGGEIVAAVPCWGRHLALSKDVLKRRGLKGLFDLGNAEIILPASPEVKVPLRQQARYVSALNQASFPTLTLQREALALARAPEDYSKKFRYNQRREQRLLEEAGGTLKPVQAFSPAELAGHYADLFQRRWNFPAPGLAHLEEVFTRLREFMTGSVVELEGAPVAIQVLYKVQAPAWVSVEYVNGGVDPQSRDFSPGSVLSYVNTQAEWDAARALGKSLRYSFGRADREYKERWCHTAQVYQRT; via the coding sequence GTGCTGAGTCGGGTACGCGCCTGGCGTGAACGCGGCTGGTCGAGCATCGATGCCGACACTTATGCACAGGCCTGGGACCGCTGGGGCGGCAGCGTAGCGACCCATCCCCAAGTGGTGGAACGGCTGGCCGACCTGGCCGGTATCCCGGTGCGCTACCTGGGGTGGGACATCGGGGGCGAGATCGTTGCCGCCGTGCCCTGTTGGGGGCGCCACCTGGCGCTGTCCAAGGACGTGCTCAAGCGCCGTGGCCTGAAGGGGCTGTTCGACCTCGGCAATGCCGAGATCATCCTGCCCGCCAGCCCTGAGGTGAAGGTACCGTTGCGCCAGCAGGCGCGCTACGTGTCGGCGCTCAACCAGGCCAGCTTCCCGACGCTCACGCTGCAACGCGAAGCCCTGGCGCTGGCCCGCGCGCCCGAGGACTACTCCAAGAAGTTTCGCTACAACCAGCGCCGCGAACAGCGCCTGCTGGAGGAGGCCGGCGGCACGCTGAAACCGGTCCAGGCGTTCTCGCCTGCCGAGCTGGCGGGCCACTACGCCGACCTGTTCCAGCGTCGCTGGAACTTCCCGGCACCGGGCCTGGCGCACCTGGAAGAGGTGTTCACGCGCCTGCGCGAGTTCATGACCGGCTCGGTGGTGGAGCTCGAGGGCGCCCCGGTGGCCATCCAGGTGCTCTACAAGGTGCAGGCGCCGGCATGGGTGTCGGTGGAGTACGTCAACGGCGGCGTCGATCCGCAGAGCCGGGACTTCAGCCCGGGCAGCGTGCTCAGCTACGTGAACACCCAGGCCGAGTGGGATGCCGCCCGTGCGCTGGGCAAGTCGCTGCGCTACTCGTTCGGCCGCGCCGATCGCGAATACAAGGAGCGGTGGTGCCATACCGCTCAGGTCTACCAGAGGACGTGA
- a CDS encoding lipid A export permease/ATP-binding protein MsbA (involved in the transport of lipid A across the inner membrane), which translates to MSRPDPHAQSTLTIYLRLLSYVRPYIGLFLLSIFGFLIFASTQPMLAYILKYFVDGLGNPEARLFAGHAWLPELQLLQAVPLMIVLIALLQGIGSYLGNFFLARVSLGLIHDLRVLLFNKLLKLPTSYLDNHNSGHLISRITFNVTMVTGAATDAIKVVIREGMTVIFLFVSLLWMNWKLTLVMLAILPLIGLMVNSTSRKFRKQSKKIQVAMGDVTHVASETIHGFRVVRSFGGEQYEEQRFAKASQNNTDKQLKMTKTGAVYTPTLQLVTYSAMAVVMFLVLYLRGDSSPGDLVAYITMAGLLPKPIRQLSEVSSTIQKGVAGAESIFEQVDEPAERDEGQLAPERVSGRLEVRGLSFTYPGTEKQVLDDISFVAEAGQMVALVGRSGSGKSTLANLVPRFYQHSQGQILLDGEEIQHYRLHNLRRHTALVTQAVTLFNDTVANNIAYGALAGAPLEQVKRAAAAAYADEFIERMPEGYQTLVGENGVLLSGGQRQRLAIARALLKDAPLLILDEATSALDTESERHIQSALDEVMKNRTTLVIAHRLSTIEKADLILVMDEGRIVERGSHAELLARNGHYARLHAKQFEDGPDAAPTPSVEPC; encoded by the coding sequence ATGAGTCGACCCGACCCTCACGCGCAATCGACGCTCACGATCTACCTGCGCCTTCTGAGCTATGTCCGGCCCTATATCGGGCTGTTCCTGTTGAGCATCTTCGGCTTCCTGATCTTCGCCTCGACGCAGCCGATGCTGGCCTACATTCTCAAGTACTTCGTCGATGGCCTGGGCAACCCCGAGGCCCGGCTGTTCGCCGGTCATGCCTGGCTGCCCGAGCTGCAGCTGCTGCAGGCCGTGCCGCTGATGATCGTGTTGATCGCCCTGTTGCAGGGCATCGGCTCCTACCTGGGCAATTTCTTCCTGGCCCGCGTGTCGCTCGGGCTGATCCATGACCTGCGCGTGCTGCTGTTCAACAAGCTGCTGAAGCTGCCCACGTCGTACCTGGACAACCACAACTCCGGTCACCTGATCTCGCGCATCACCTTCAACGTCACCATGGTGACGGGCGCGGCGACCGACGCCATCAAGGTGGTGATCCGCGAAGGCATGACGGTCATCTTCCTGTTCGTCTCGCTGCTGTGGATGAACTGGAAGCTGACCCTGGTGATGCTGGCCATCCTGCCGCTGATCGGCCTGATGGTGAACAGCACCAGCCGCAAGTTCCGCAAGCAGAGCAAGAAGATCCAGGTGGCCATGGGCGACGTGACCCATGTGGCGTCCGAGACTATCCACGGGTTCCGTGTGGTGCGCAGCTTCGGTGGCGAACAGTACGAGGAGCAGCGCTTCGCCAAGGCCAGCCAGAACAACACCGACAAGCAGTTGAAGATGACCAAGACCGGCGCGGTCTACACGCCGACCCTGCAGCTGGTCACCTACTCGGCCATGGCCGTGGTCATGTTCCTGGTGCTGTACCTGCGTGGCGATTCCTCGCCGGGCGACCTGGTCGCCTATATCACCATGGCCGGCCTGCTGCCCAAGCCGATCCGTCAGCTGTCGGAAGTCAGCTCGACGATCCAGAAGGGCGTGGCCGGCGCGGAAAGCATCTTCGAGCAGGTCGACGAACCGGCTGAGCGCGACGAAGGCCAACTGGCCCCCGAGCGCGTGAGCGGCCGGCTGGAAGTGCGCGGCCTGAGCTTCACCTACCCTGGCACCGAAAAGCAGGTGCTCGACGACATCAGCTTCGTCGCCGAGGCCGGGCAGATGGTCGCCCTGGTCGGCCGGTCGGGCAGCGGCAAGTCCACCCTGGCCAACCTGGTGCCACGCTTCTACCAGCACAGCCAGGGGCAGATCCTGCTCGATGGCGAAGAGATCCAGCACTACCGGCTGCACAACCTGCGCCGGCACACGGCCCTGGTGACCCAGGCGGTGACGCTGTTCAACGACACGGTGGCCAACAACATCGCCTATGGTGCCCTGGCCGGTGCGCCGCTCGAGCAGGTCAAGCGCGCGGCCGCCGCCGCCTACGCCGACGAGTTCATCGAGCGCATGCCCGAGGGCTACCAGACCCTGGTGGGCGAAAACGGCGTGCTGCTTTCCGGTGGCCAGCGCCAGCGCCTGGCGATCGCGCGGGCGTTGCTCAAGGATGCGCCGCTGTTGATCCTGGACGAGGCCACCTCGGCCCTGGACACCGAGTCGGAGCGTCATATCCAGAGCGCGCTGGACGAGGTCATGAAGAACCGCACCACCCTGGTGATCGCCCACCGCCTGAGCACCATCGAGAAGGCCGACCTGATCCTGGTGATGGACGAAGGCCGTATCGTCGAGCGCGGCAGCCACGCCGAACTGCTGGCGCGCAATGGTCACTATGCCCGCCTGCACGCCAAGCAGTTCGAGGACGGTCCGGACGCTGCGCCGACGCCGAGCGTCGAGCCGTGCTGA
- a CDS encoding toluene tolerance protein, giving the protein MQPLDHTAYLTLREGARVIEADGSGDKVLQMPDGRFLKLFRRKRWLTSAALFPYAQRFADNARRLRALGIETPEVLAVYRIKSIERDGVYYAPLAGSTLRQLIQQGTATDTLRERYGAFVARLHDQGVYFRSLHLGNVVLTPAQVLGLIDIADLSQRGRALGPNKRLRNFQHMLRYREDRAWLRGDDAGQAFLRGYAASLPHKPGYERLVAQVSTLLADAPPNP; this is encoded by the coding sequence ATGCAGCCACTGGACCACACCGCCTACCTGACCCTGCGTGAAGGCGCGCGCGTGATCGAGGCCGATGGCTCGGGCGACAAGGTGCTGCAGATGCCGGACGGACGCTTTCTCAAGCTGTTCCGGCGCAAGCGCTGGCTGACCTCGGCAGCCCTGTTCCCCTATGCCCAGCGCTTTGCCGACAACGCACGGCGGCTGCGTGCGCTAGGTATCGAGACGCCCGAAGTGCTGGCGGTGTACCGGATCAAGAGCATCGAGCGCGATGGCGTCTACTACGCGCCGCTGGCAGGCTCGACCCTGCGCCAGCTGATCCAGCAGGGCACGGCCACCGACACGCTGCGCGAGCGCTATGGCGCGTTCGTCGCCCGGCTGCATGACCAAGGCGTGTACTTTCGCTCGCTGCACCTGGGCAATGTGGTGCTGACCCCGGCCCAGGTCCTGGGCCTGATCGACATCGCCGACCTCAGTCAGCGGGGTCGGGCGCTCGGTCCGAACAAGCGGCTGCGCAACTTCCAGCACATGCTGCGCTACCGCGAAGACCGTGCCTGGCTGCGCGGCGACGATGCGGGGCAGGCCTTCCTGCGCGGCTACGCGGCGTCCTTGCCGCACAAGCCTGGCTACGAGCGTCTGGTGGCGCAGGTGTCGACGCTGCTCGCCGACGCTCCGCCCAACCCCTAG
- a CDS encoding glycosyl transferase — MQTTDVLISVVIPAYNYAKVLPRAVTSVLAQLDVDCDLMVIDDGSTDDTPEVLHQLSQQHPGRFRAVRKANGGLSSVRNLGIAESRGQYLIFLDADDEMAPGALDALRLHIEAHPTTRMVIGGHWSVFENGARALHTARPLPASPYARVRGYLIDKSVSLSNGACAMHRDVFGPGTYPEHLRNVEDIPVFAQVLARFECTIIDRPLAVIYKHHDSMRHDLKQSLAAGIEMVDEVFSPARLPAALHGLRQAFLTQRCLSLFRDCYGAGDYARAKRLYLQALRYDPCSVRRWSYTRKALRCLFK, encoded by the coding sequence ATGCAGACGACTGACGTGCTGATCAGCGTCGTTATTCCTGCGTACAACTACGCCAAGGTCTTGCCCAGGGCGGTCACCTCCGTCCTGGCGCAACTGGACGTCGACTGTGACCTGATGGTCATCGACGACGGCTCCACGGACGATACGCCCGAGGTGCTGCACCAGCTGTCGCAGCAGCATCCCGGGCGCTTTCGCGCCGTGCGCAAGGCCAATGGCGGCTTGTCCTCGGTGCGTAACCTGGGCATCGCCGAGTCACGTGGGCAGTACCTGATCTTTCTCGATGCCGACGACGAGATGGCGCCTGGTGCGCTGGACGCGCTGCGCCTGCACATCGAGGCCCACCCGACCACGCGCATGGTCATCGGCGGGCACTGGTCGGTCTTCGAGAATGGCGCGCGTGCGCTGCACACGGCCCGACCCTTGCCAGCCTCGCCTTATGCCCGCGTCCGCGGCTACCTGATAGACAAGAGCGTTTCGCTGTCCAACGGCGCCTGCGCCATGCACCGGGACGTGTTCGGGCCGGGCACCTACCCGGAACACCTGCGCAACGTCGAGGACATCCCGGTCTTCGCCCAGGTGCTGGCGCGCTTCGAGTGCACCATCATCGATCGCCCCCTGGCCGTGATCTACAAGCACCACGACAGCATGCGACACGATCTCAAGCAAAGCCTGGCGGCCGGCATCGAAATGGTCGACGAGGTCTTTTCGCCCGCTCGTCTGCCTGCCGCGTTGCATGGCCTGCGCCAGGCCTTCCTGACCCAGCGCTGCCTCTCGCTGTTTCGCGACTGCTATGGCGCCGGTGACTATGCGCGGGCCAAGCGGCTCTACCTGCAGGCCCTGCGCTACGACCCCTGCTCGGTCAGGCGCTGGTCCTACACGCGCAAAGCCCTGCGGTGCCTGTTCAAGTGA